Proteins found in one Lycium ferocissimum isolate CSIRO_LF1 chromosome 6, AGI_CSIRO_Lferr_CH_V1, whole genome shotgun sequence genomic segment:
- the LOC132060140 gene encoding LOW QUALITY PROTEIN: cytochrome P450 71AU50-like (The sequence of the model RefSeq protein was modified relative to this genomic sequence to represent the inferred CDS: inserted 1 base in 1 codon): MQDMLIVSMDTSSTAIDWVFSELLRHPKVMKKLQKELELIVGKNRMXEESDLEKLEYLDMVIKEGFRLHPIAPLLIPHESVEDCTIDGFDIPKGSRILVNVWPIGRDPKVWPEPEKFVPERFVGSNIDLRGRDFQLLPFGFGRRICPGLQLGLTIVRLVLAQLVHCFDWKLPNVMMPNDIDMTEKFGLVTTRAQHLMDIPTCRLHV; the protein is encoded by the exons aTGCAAGACATGCTAATAGTTTCAATGGACACCTCATCAACAGCAATTGATTGGGTTTTCTCTGAACTTCTAAGGCACCCTAAAGTAATGAAAAAACTACAAAAGGAGTTGGAACTAATAGTTGGCAAAAATAGAA GTGAAGAGTCTGATTTGGAAAAATTAGAGTACTTAGATATGGTCATTAAAGAAGGCTTTAGGCTTCACCCCATTGCACCTCTATTGATTCCTCATGAATCAGTTGAAGATTGCACAATTGATGGCTTTGATATACCTAAAGGTTCAAGAATTTTAGTAAATGTTTGGCCAATCGGAAGAGATCCAAAAGTTTGGCCGGAACCCGAGAAGTTTGTGCCAGAAAGGTTTGTTGGTAGCAACATCGATCTTCGAGGACGTGATTTTCAACTTTTACCGTTTGGCTTTGGGAGAAGAATCTGCCCTGGATTACAATTAGGTCTCACAATCGTTCGATTAGTGCTTGCACAATTAGTTCATTGTTTTGACTGGAAGCTACCAAATGTTATGATGCCAAACGATATAGATATGACTGAGAAATTCGGTTTAGTTACCACTAGAGCTCAACATTTAATGGATATTCCTACTTGTCGGTTGCATGTATAA
- the LOC132061575 gene encoding uncharacterized protein LOC132061575, translating into MAGFDNGVKFNFGITTVNDKNWFYLLSMDGQLWNDEHIDVIFYYFRKKGKYDKRNNFRFTTVDCLFKQRIDVVHHAYRNVETQTNVATEEQVLIEYVKGHRLIANVPWHTVDNVLTRLLHLLPHFLHAVWILCKSKSIDLVKDPAYADKGQIDILEVVYVDNLPQQTAGSTDCGVFVAAYAEYLTSGERIPDVIDAHMRRMRYGALLWDYGEGKVATMQRVIMKFHQDRTATNRL; encoded by the exons atggcagGTTTTGACAATGGAGTCAAATTCAATTTTGGCATCACAACTGTCAATGATAAGAACTGGTTTTACCTGTTATCGATGGATGGTCAGCTTTGGAATGACGAG CACATTGACGTCATTTTCTATTACTTTCGGAAGAAAGGAAAGTATGACAAAAGGAACAATTTCAGATTCACCACTGTTGACTGCCTATTCAAGCAGAGAATTGATGTGGTCCACCATGCATATCGCAATGTTGAAACACAGACAAATGTGGCAACTGAAGAGCAAGTATTGATTGAGTATGTTAAGGGCCACAGGCTTATTGCCAATGTCCCGTGGCATACCGTTGACAACGTGCTAACACG ctTGCTACACCTGCTGCCACATTTCCTACATGCCGTCTGGATTCTATGTAAATCAAAAAGCATAGATTTGGTGAAAGACCCAGCATATGCGGATAAGGGACAGATCGATATCCTTGAAGTTGTCTATGTTGATAACCTGCCGCAGCAAACTGCTGGTAGCAC ggactGTGGTGTTTTTGTGGCAGCGTATGCTGAGTATTTGACATCGGGTGAAAGGATTCCAGATGTCATTGATGCACACATGCGACGTATGAGATACGGTGCACTCTTGTGGGACTACGGCGAAGGCAAGGTTGCGACAATGCAGAGAGTGATAATGAAGTTCCACCAAGACCGAACAGCCACCAATCGATTATGA